The Pseudophryne corroboree isolate aPseCor3 unplaced genomic scaffold, aPseCor3.hap2 scaffold_907, whole genome shotgun sequence genome contains a region encoding:
- the LOC135045366 gene encoding serine-rich adhesin for platelets-like isoform X2, producing MTDNFPPTADEPSVMPHILTLDNPSMVDEPSMLHHDATADHATMLDQPSMLQHTSTVDDTSFVAEPSMLKHSARVDDHSTADQTSMMQEYSSVVQSSTTVETSTVNETSMRQEQSTMDDPFMEEENSTMLNPLMLDKAIESNMVTATQTQDNINEEPVLHSQKSNIDTEDTNQVELNAETAHSSVIDHGLQDQFLDSTNQECDVSRSQTISQQDSLKETMQLIERNRNEEMKKIEHQINQLNNNIQILNTTQRQQNQALVTLANFYDHLVSSQNVAAINYQQMQHSINQMLAWQYETITITRMISTFMQLLTEERQRMSRSDNPSCISNATAGTFVSSCTRGDYVTSSTHREYATSAAPGTYLYTTLPGESVSTPAAGTDVSTTLPGPYVSTTATVTYVSTTLPVYSVSTAAASTNVSTTLTGPYASYTLPGPYVSTTAAGPYLSTTLTGPYVSSTLSEPYVSIPAPRPYVSTTLTGPYVSSTLSGPYVSIRETGPCVSSTFAGPYASIPAPRPYVSTTATEPYVCTTVTGHYVSSTLAEPYVSIPASRPYVSTTFTGPYVSSTSAGPYVSTTATEPSVSTTITGHYVSSILAEPYVSIPASRPYVSTTFTGPYVSSTSAGPYVSTTATEPSVSTTVTGHYVSSILAEPYVSIPASRPYVSTTFTGPYVSSTLSGPYVYNNLHGDYVSTAYRGLNVSTTAPGPYLLKPKPGHSESTTGQIASESTADSGPSESTAATGKYKSTAAPVPSEYSPENTNLRSIAVASEVHSRLQLAYRPSSSYDENMDLRVRLERANIQIQHWKRQEANDEDEA from the exons atgacagacaattttcctccaactgcggatgaaccatcagtgatgccacatattttaacattGGACAATCCTTCCATGGTGGACGAACCATCAATGCTGCATCATGATGCAACAGCGGACCATGCTACCATGTTGGACCAACCATCAATGCTGCAACATACTTCGACAGTGGATGATACTTCCTTTGTGGCCGAACCATCAATGCTGAAACATTCGGCAAGAGTGGATGATCATTCCACGGCGGACCAAACATCAATGATGCAAGAATATTCTTCTGTGGTTCAAAGTTCCACTACGGTAGAGACTTCCACGGTAAATGAAACATCCATGAGGCAAGAACAATCAACAATGGATGATCCTTTCATGGAGGAAGAAAATTCAACCATGCTAAACCCTTTAATGTTAGATAAAG CCATAGAAAGCAACATGGTGACTGCCACACAGACACAGGATAACATTAATGAGGAGCCTGTATTGCACAGCCAGAAAAGTAATATTGATACAGAAGATACCAACCAGGTGGAATtgaatgcagagactgcacattctagtgtaattgaccatggtcttcaagaccaattcctggactctacaaatcaag aatgtgacgttagcagatcacaaaccattagccaacaggattctttaaaggaaaccatgcagctaattgagaggaatagaaatgaagaaatgaaaaaaattgaacatcaaataaatcagctgaataataatatacagattctcaacacaacacaaagacaacagaatcaagcacttgtcactcttgcaaatttttacgatcatcttgtttcatcacagaatgtggcagcaatcaactaccaacagatgcagcacagtataaatcaaatgctagcatggcagtatgagactattaccatcacacgcatgatttccactttcatgcaactgttgacagaagaaagacaaagaatgtccagatcagataatccttcttgtatatccaatgctacagcaggaacctttgtatccagctgtacacgtggagactatgtaacaagctctacacacagagagtatgcaacgagcgctgcacctggaacctatctatacaccactttaccaggagaatctgtatccacccctgcagcaggaacagatgtatccaccactttaccaggaccctatgtatccaccactgcaacagtaacctatgtatccaccactttaccagtatactctgtatccactgctgcagcaagtaccaatgtttccaccactttaacaggaccatatgcatcctacactttaccaggaccctatgtatccaccactgcagcaggaccctatctatccactactttaacaggaccctatgtatcctcgacattatcagaaccctatgtatccatccctgcaccaagaccctatgtatccactactttaacaggaccctatgtatcctcgacattatcaggaccctatgtatccatacgtgaaacaggaccctgtgtatcctccacttttgcaggaccctatgcatccatccctgcaccaagaccctatgtatccaccactgcaacagaaccctatgtatgcacgactgtaacaggacactatgtatcctcaactttagcagaaccctatgtatccatccctgcatcaagaccctatgtatccactacttttacaggaccctatgtatcctccacttcagcaggaccctatgtatccaccactgcaacagaaccctctgtatccacgactataacaggacactatgtatcctcaattttagcagaaccctatgtatccatccctgcatcaagaccctatgtatccactacttttacaggaccctatgtatcctccacttcagcaggaccctatgtatccaccactgcaacagaaccctctgtatccacgactgtaacaggacactatgtatcctcaattttagcagaaccctatgtatccatccctgcatcaagaccctatgtatccactacttttacaggaccctatgtatcctccactttatCAGGACCCTATGTATACAACAACTTACATGGAGACTATGTATCCACTGCTTATAGAGGCCtcaatgtatccaccactgcaccagggccctatttattgaagccaaaaccaggacactcagaatccactactggacaaattgcctcagaatccaccgctgactcaggaccctcagaatccaccgctgcaacaggaaagtataaatccaccgctgcacctgtaccctctgaatacagccctgaaaacacaaatttgagaagcatagctgtagcatcagaagtgcattcaagattgcaattggcttatcgacctagctcaagctatgatgagaatatggatcttcgagtcagattagagcgtgcaaatattcaaattcaacattggaagagacaggaagctaacgatgaggatgaagcttaa
- the LOC135045366 gene encoding serine-rich adhesin for platelets-like isoform X1: MTDNFPPTADEPSVMPHILTLDNPSMVDEPSMLHHDATADHATMLDQPSMLQHTSTVDDTSFVAEPSMLKHSARVDDHSTADQTSMMQEYSSVVQSSTTVETSTVNETSMRQEQSTMDDPFMEEENSTMLNPLMLDKAIESNMVTATQTQDNINEEPVLHSQKSNIDTEDTNQVELNAETAHSSVIDHGLQDQFLDSTNQELFIHTECDVSRSQTISQQDSLKETMQLIERNRNEEMKKIEHQINQLNNNIQILNTTQRQQNQALVTLANFYDHLVSSQNVAAINYQQMQHSINQMLAWQYETITITRMISTFMQLLTEERQRMSRSDNPSCISNATAGTFVSSCTRGDYVTSSTHREYATSAAPGTYLYTTLPGESVSTPAAGTDVSTTLPGPYVSTTATVTYVSTTLPVYSVSTAAASTNVSTTLTGPYASYTLPGPYVSTTAAGPYLSTTLTGPYVSSTLSEPYVSIPAPRPYVSTTLTGPYVSSTLSGPYVSIRETGPCVSSTFAGPYASIPAPRPYVSTTATEPYVCTTVTGHYVSSTLAEPYVSIPASRPYVSTTFTGPYVSSTSAGPYVSTTATEPSVSTTITGHYVSSILAEPYVSIPASRPYVSTTFTGPYVSSTSAGPYVSTTATEPSVSTTVTGHYVSSILAEPYVSIPASRPYVSTTFTGPYVSSTLSGPYVYNNLHGDYVSTAYRGLNVSTTAPGPYLLKPKPGHSESTTGQIASESTADSGPSESTAATGKYKSTAAPVPSEYSPENTNLRSIAVASEVHSRLQLAYRPSSSYDENMDLRVRLERANIQIQHWKRQEANDEDEA; encoded by the exons atgacagacaattttcctccaactgcggatgaaccatcagtgatgccacatattttaacattGGACAATCCTTCCATGGTGGACGAACCATCAATGCTGCATCATGATGCAACAGCGGACCATGCTACCATGTTGGACCAACCATCAATGCTGCAACATACTTCGACAGTGGATGATACTTCCTTTGTGGCCGAACCATCAATGCTGAAACATTCGGCAAGAGTGGATGATCATTCCACGGCGGACCAAACATCAATGATGCAAGAATATTCTTCTGTGGTTCAAAGTTCCACTACGGTAGAGACTTCCACGGTAAATGAAACATCCATGAGGCAAGAACAATCAACAATGGATGATCCTTTCATGGAGGAAGAAAATTCAACCATGCTAAACCCTTTAATGTTAGATAAAG CCATAGAAAGCAACATGGTGACTGCCACACAGACACAGGATAACATTAATGAGGAGCCTGTATTGCACAGCCAGAAAAGTAATATTGATACAGAAGATACCAACCAGGTGGAATtgaatgcagagactgcacattctagtgtaattgaccatggtcttcaagaccaattcctggactctacaaatcaag aactttttatacacacagaatgtgacgttagcagatcacaaaccattagccaacaggattctttaaaggaaaccatgcagctaattgagaggaatagaaatgaagaaatgaaaaaaattgaacatcaaataaatcagctgaataataatatacagattctcaacacaacacaaagacaacagaatcaagcacttgtcactcttgcaaatttttacgatcatcttgtttcatcacagaatgtggcagcaatcaactaccaacagatgcagcacagtataaatcaaatgctagcatggcagtatgagactattaccatcacacgcatgatttccactttcatgcaactgttgacagaagaaagacaaagaatgtccagatcagataatccttcttgtatatccaatgctacagcaggaacctttgtatccagctgtacacgtggagactatgtaacaagctctacacacagagagtatgcaacgagcgctgcacctggaacctatctatacaccactttaccaggagaatctgtatccacccctgcagcaggaacagatgtatccaccactttaccaggaccctatgtatccaccactgcaacagtaacctatgtatccaccactttaccagtatactctgtatccactgctgcagcaagtaccaatgtttccaccactttaacaggaccatatgcatcctacactttaccaggaccctatgtatccaccactgcagcaggaccctatctatccactactttaacaggaccctatgtatcctcgacattatcagaaccctatgtatccatccctgcaccaagaccctatgtatccactactttaacaggaccctatgtatcctcgacattatcaggaccctatgtatccatacgtgaaacaggaccctgtgtatcctccacttttgcaggaccctatgcatccatccctgcaccaagaccctatgtatccaccactgcaacagaaccctatgtatgcacgactgtaacaggacactatgtatcctcaactttagcagaaccctatgtatccatccctgcatcaagaccctatgtatccactacttttacaggaccctatgtatcctccacttcagcaggaccctatgtatccaccactgcaacagaaccctctgtatccacgactataacaggacactatgtatcctcaattttagcagaaccctatgtatccatccctgcatcaagaccctatgtatccactacttttacaggaccctatgtatcctccacttcagcaggaccctatgtatccaccactgcaacagaaccctctgtatccacgactgtaacaggacactatgtatcctcaattttagcagaaccctatgtatccatccctgcatcaagaccctatgtatccactacttttacaggaccctatgtatcctccactttatCAGGACCCTATGTATACAACAACTTACATGGAGACTATGTATCCACTGCTTATAGAGGCCtcaatgtatccaccactgcaccagggccctatttattgaagccaaaaccaggacactcagaatccactactggacaaattgcctcagaatccaccgctgactcaggaccctcagaatccaccgctgcaacaggaaagtataaatccaccgctgcacctgtaccctctgaatacagccctgaaaacacaaatttgagaagcatagctgtagcatcagaagtgcattcaagattgcaattggcttatcgacctagctcaagctatgatgagaatatggatcttcgagtcagattagagcgtgcaaatattcaaattcaacattggaagagacaggaagctaacgatgaggatgaagcttaa